ACAAAAAAGCAAGCAAGGATACACTTCTTGAGCTTGGTTTGGATGAAAGTCAGATCAAGCGGAACGTTCTCCAGTTATCAGGTGGTCAACAGCAACGTGTAGCCATCGCTCGCAGTTTAGTCTCAGAAGCTCCAGTTATTCTAGCTGATGAGCCAACAGGAAATCTGGACCCTAAAACTGCCGGAGATATTATCGAACTGCTCAAATCACTTGCTGAGAAAACAGGTAAATGTGTGATCGTCGTCACCCACAGTAAAGAAGTGGCACAAGCGTCAGATATTACACTTGAATTGAAGGATAAGAAACTGACCGAAACTCGCAACACTACAAAATAAGATGAGCTTGTTTTGATAGAATTATAAAATCAAATCTAGAAAGGGAACCTATGTTACACAACGCATTTGCCTATGTTACAAGGAAGTTTTTCAAATCGATTGTTATCTTCCTGATTATTCTCCTCATGGCGAGCTTGAGTTTGGTCGGCTTGTCGATCAAGGGAGCTACTGCCAAGGCTTCTCAGGAGACATTTAAAAATATCACCAATAGCTTCTCCATGCAAATCAATCGTCGCGTCAACCAAGGAACGCCACGTGGTTCAGGGAATATCAAGGGTGAGGATATCAAAAAAATCACCGAAAACAAGGCCATCGAGTCTTATGTTAAACGCATCAACGCTATCGGAGATTTGACTGGATACGACCTGATTGAAACTCCAGAAACCAAGAAAAATCTCACTGCTGACCGAGCAAAACGGTTTGGAAGTAGTTTGATGATTACAGGTGTCAATGATTCCTCTAAAGAAGATAAGTTTGTCTCTGGTTCATATAAGCTGGTCGAAGGTGAGCACCTAACCAACGACGACAAGGACAAGATCCTCATGCACAAGGACTTGGCAGCTAAACACGGCTGGAAAGTTGGAGATAAGGTCAAACTAGACTCCAATGTCTATGATGCAGACAATGAAAAAGGAGCCAAGGAAACAGTCGAAGTGACAATCAAGGGACTCTTTGATGGTCATAATAAGTCAGCAGTAACCTACTCACAAGAACTCTATGAAAACACAGCTATCACAGACATTCACACTGCTGCAAAACTTTATGGATACACAGAAGACACAGCTATTTATGGGGACGCAACCTTCTTTGTAACAGCAGACAAGAACTTGGATGATGTCATGAAAGAGTTGAAGGGTATCAATGGTATCAACTGGAAGAGCTACACACTTGTGAAGAGCTCCTCTAACTACCCAGCTCTAGAGCAATCCATCTCTGGTATGTACAAGATGGCCAACCTCCTCTTCTGGGGTAGCTTGAGCTTCTCAGTTCTTCTCCTTGCACTCTTGCTCAGTCTTTGGATCAACGCCCGTCGCAAGGAAGTGGGAATCCTCCTCTCTATCGGTCTCAAGCAGGCAAGTATCTTGGGGCAATTCATTACCGAATCTATCCTGATTGCCATTCCTGCTCTTATTTCTGCTTACTTCCTAGCCAACTACACAGCCCGTGCCATCGGAAATACTGTTCTTGCCAATGTCACTTCAGGTGTTGCCAAGCAAGCCAGCAAGGCTGCTCAAGCCTCTAATCTTGGTGGTGGTGCAGAAGTAGACGGCTTTAGCAAGACCCTGTCGAGCCTAGACATTTCCATTCAGACATCAGACTTTATCATCGTCTTTGTCCTAGCCTTGGTTCTAGTGGTTCTCGTTATGGCTCTTGCCTCAAGCAATCTCCTCAGAAAACAACCAAAAGAGCTCTTGCTCGATAGCGAATAAAAAACTTGCTACCTATTCTCCTCTAAATGGGGTATAATATAGGTAGCATTTTTATCTATTTCATTTTGATAAGGACTCTTCCTATCAGGATGAAACCGAGAAGATTTACAAGAAATTTAAAGGAATGTGAAACGTTTTTCTATGAAAATTTTAATTGTAGAAGATGAAGAGATGATCCGTGAGGGGATCAGTGACTATTTGACCGATTGTGGTTATGAAACCATTGAAGCAGCAGATGGACAAGAAGCTCTGGAAAAATTTTCCAGCTATGAAGTTGCTCTAGTACTGCTGGATATCCAGATGCCCAAGCTCAATGGCCTCGAAGTTCTAGCTGAGATTCGTAAGACCAGTCAGGTTCCTGTCTTGATGCTGACCGCTTTTCAGGATGAAGAATACAAGATGAGTGCTTTTGCTTCTCTGGCAGACGGTTATCTGGAAAAGCCCTTTTCTCTCTCCCTTTTAAAAGTAAGGGTGGACGCGATTTTCAAGCGCTACTACGATACAGGACGAATCTTCTCTTATAAGGATACCAAGGTGGACTTTGAGAGTTACAGTGCAAGCCTCGCGGGAGAAGAAGTGGCTATCAATGCCAAAGAGTTGGAAATTCTGGACTATCTGGTGAAAAATGAAGGCCGGGCCTTGACTCGTTCTCAGATAATTGATGCGGTCTGGAAGGTGACAGATGAGGTTCCCTTTGACCGTGTCATTGATGTCTATATCAAGGAATTACGGAAAAAGCTAGACTTGGATTGTATCCTCACTGTGCGCAATGTTGGTTATAAATTGGAGCGAAAATGAAACGAACAGGTTTATTTACAAAGATTTTTATCTATACCTTCTCGATTTTTAGTGTTCTGGTTATTTGTCTTCATTTAGCCATTTATTTTCTCTTTCCATCGACTTATCTAAGTCATCGTCAGGAAACCATTGGTCAGAAAGCGACAGCCATTGCTCGGTCCCTTGACGGAAAAGACAGGCAAAGTATCGAACAAGTGTTAGACTTGTATTCCCAGACCAGTGATATCAAAGGGTCCGTTAAGGGTGAGATGACTGAGGACAAGTTAGAGGTTAAGGATAATTTTCCACTAGATACAGCTCGCCAGACAACCTCCCTCTTTATTGAGGAGCGTGAGGTGAAAACGCAAGACGGTAGCACTATGACTCTTCAGTTTCTAGCTTCCATGGATTTGCAAAAGGAAGCAGAGCAGATCAGTCTCCAATTTCTCCCCTATACCTTGTTGGCATCTTTTTTAATTTCCCTTTTGGTAGCTTATATCTATGCTCGGACTATTGTTGCTCCGATCTTGGAAATCAAGTGGGTGACCCGTCGGATGATGGACCTGGATGCTGAAGTACGGTTGCGTGTGGATTCTAAGGATGAGATTGGTGATCTCAAGGAACAAATCAATAGCCTTTACCAGCATCTTTTGACTGTTATTGCGGACTTGCATGAGAAGAATGAAGCTATTCTCCAGCTGGAGAAGATGAAGGTTGAGTTCCTACGAGGGGCTTCTCATGAACTGAAAACACCTCTGGCCAGTTTGAAAATCCTGATTGAGAATATGAAAGAAAATATCGGTCGCTATAGAGATAGAGACCACTATCTGGGAGTTGCCTTGGGGATCGTGGACGACCTCAGTCATCACGTTCTCCAGATATTGTCTCTTTCTTCTGTTCAGGAATTGCGAGACGAGAAAGAAGAGGTTGACCTCCTTCAGATGACGCAAAGTCTGGTCAAGGATTATGCTTTGCTCGCCAAGGAAAGAGAACTTCAGATAGATAATAGCTTGACCCATCAGCAGGCATACATAAACCCATCTGTCATGAAACTAATCCTATCGAATCTCATCAGTAATGCTATCAAGCACTCCACTCCAGGTGGCTTGGTCCGCATTGGAGAAAGAGAAGGAGAACTCTTTATCGAGAATAGCTGTAGTCCTGAAGAACAGGAACAATTGGCCCAGTCTTTTTCTGACAATGCTAGTCGCAAGGCCAAGGGTTCGGGGATGGGGATCTTTGTGGTCAAAAGTTTATTAGAACACGAGAAATTACCTTATCATTTTGAGATGCAGGGTGATCGATTGACCTTCTTCATACGTTATCCCAAAGTCACTCAAGACTAAGGAGAAGAAAGGGGTTACATTGATTGAGTTGGAAGAAATTCAATCTAAAGTATGGGAAAAACTAGCTTTTTTTATCAAAAAGTGATAAAATGAACAATGTAAATGGGATGTCCCAAAAAATATATAGGAGGCCTGACAAATGGCAATCGTTTCAGCAGAAAAATTTGTCCAAGCAGCTCGTGACAACGGTTATGCAGTTGGTGGATTTAACACAAACAACCTTGAGTGGACTCAAGCTATCTTGCGTGCAGCAGAAGCTAAAAAAGCTCCAGTTTTGATCCAAACTTCAATGGGTGCTGCTAAATACATGGGTGGTTAC
This window of the Streptococcus sp. D7B5 genome carries:
- the vncS gene encoding sensor histidine kinase VncS, yielding MKRTGLFTKIFIYTFSIFSVLVICLHLAIYFLFPSTYLSHRQETIGQKATAIARSLDGKDRQSIEQVLDLYSQTSDIKGSVKGEMTEDKLEVKDNFPLDTARQTTSLFIEEREVKTQDGSTMTLQFLASMDLQKEAEQISLQFLPYTLLASFLISLLVAYIYARTIVAPILEIKWVTRRMMDLDAEVRLRVDSKDEIGDLKEQINSLYQHLLTVIADLHEKNEAILQLEKMKVEFLRGASHELKTPLASLKILIENMKENIGRYRDRDHYLGVALGIVDDLSHHVLQILSLSSVQELRDEKEEVDLLQMTQSLVKDYALLAKERELQIDNSLTHQQAYINPSVMKLILSNLISNAIKHSTPGGLVRIGEREGELFIENSCSPEEQEQLAQSFSDNASRKAKGSGMGIFVVKSLLEHEKLPYHFEMQGDRLTFFIRYPKVTQD
- the vex2 gene encoding ABC transporter ATP-binding subunit Vex2 gives rise to the protein MTLLQLQDVTYRYKNTAEAVLYQIKYNFEPGKFYSIIGESGAGKSTLLSLLAGLDSPVEGSILFQGEDIRNKGYSYHRMHHISLVFQNYNLIDYLSPLENIRLVNKKASKDTLLELGLDESQIKRNVLQLSGGQQQRVAIARSLVSEAPVILADEPTGNLDPKTAGDIIELLKSLAEKTGKCVIVVTHSKEVAQASDITLELKDKKLTETRNTTK
- the vex3 gene encoding ABC transporter permease subunit Vex3, whose product is MLHNAFAYVTRKFFKSIVIFLIILLMASLSLVGLSIKGATAKASQETFKNITNSFSMQINRRVNQGTPRGSGNIKGEDIKKITENKAIESYVKRINAIGDLTGYDLIETPETKKNLTADRAKRFGSSLMITGVNDSSKEDKFVSGSYKLVEGEHLTNDDKDKILMHKDLAAKHGWKVGDKVKLDSNVYDADNEKGAKETVEVTIKGLFDGHNKSAVTYSQELYENTAITDIHTAAKLYGYTEDTAIYGDATFFVTADKNLDDVMKELKGINGINWKSYTLVKSSSNYPALEQSISGMYKMANLLFWGSLSFSVLLLALLLSLWINARRKEVGILLSIGLKQASILGQFITESILIAIPALISAYFLANYTARAIGNTVLANVTSGVAKQASKAAQASNLGGGAEVDGFSKTLSSLDISIQTSDFIIVFVLALVLVVLVMALASSNLLRKQPKELLLDSE
- the vncR gene encoding response regulator transcription factor VncR, with the translated sequence MKILIVEDEEMIREGISDYLTDCGYETIEAADGQEALEKFSSYEVALVLLDIQMPKLNGLEVLAEIRKTSQVPVLMLTAFQDEEYKMSAFASLADGYLEKPFSLSLLKVRVDAIFKRYYDTGRIFSYKDTKVDFESYSASLAGEEVAINAKELEILDYLVKNEGRALTRSQIIDAVWKVTDEVPFDRVIDVYIKELRKKLDLDCILTVRNVGYKLERK